The Oncorhynchus clarkii lewisi isolate Uvic-CL-2024 chromosome 12, UVic_Ocla_1.0, whole genome shotgun sequence genome segment cgcacagaacaagcaatATTGCTGGTGGCAATGTCATGCTGTAggttcatgtcaggatgagcctgcaggaagggtaccacatgagggaggaggatgtcttccctgtaacacacagcattgagattgccctTGAAGATTTACCAAATATGTCATGGTGCAGCTGCTGTCCAAAAATGTCACATGGAGAAGAACTGGTTTTTTTGCGACACTTCAGGGCGATGTATGGTATAAAATGAGACTCACCAGAGATaccttacctttatttaactaggcaagtcagttaagaataaattcttatttacaatgatggcctagaacaactgccttgttcaggggcagaacaacagaattttaccttgtcaacttggggatttgatctagcaaccttttggttactggcccaacgctctaaccactaggctacttgccaccccaAAGCACCTACTTTTAAAATCAATGTTATTTAAATATTTCCATTGCCCATGTCACAAAAAAAATGGTAGATCCAACATGTCTCAACTCCAATTGAATGGATTGAAGAGCAACTCCACACTTTATGACATATGTAGAATTTAAGTTATGCAAATCATATTTTACTCATATAGTGTGGCTAATGGTAGGTAGCTGATGGTGTAAAATTATTCCATTTAGATTACTTCAAAAACGGCCTTTGTGTGACTATTCAAGCAGTCTACATCAGAGTCAACATGTCAGAGCACATTCTTAAATAGGAAGTAGCAAACATATACATGGAGATATTGTTCATGAATAGCACCAAAATACAATCATGctacagcaccctcagcacccctacttccacaGCTATGCATAGAGGGGTCATAGTGTGTAGCTACAGGCAAGACTTCCCGTGATGTAGCCCAAACCATTGGGACGCTACAGacattttcgtgagaagaccaatttttcGGATGTCTTCTGACTCCAGGTCTTTAGCTCTGCCACCTCCAACCGCAGATGTGGAAGTCCGACATCGGCcaatgtggtggattgagacgtagcccatgggagaaaaaaaacatatctgtAGCTAAGACAGATTGCTATGGGGATTTTTCTGTTAGGCTAATTCCATTTCCAGACATCGACTCTACATCTATTTACAAATCTCAGATAGGTAGGCCCTATACTATTTGCACAATTCAAATATTACCATGATATTGCATCATTTATACCATGCTATAGATCTGAATCATGGAAATGTACCATGGTTTTAGCTTTGAAGTATGATGGTACTGTCATGCACCTAAATAATACCAAGATATTGCATAATTTATACCATGGAAATACCATGGTTTTAACCTTCGGCCATGGTAACGCATAATTATGATAATCTTTATTAATTGTGCATTACCCTGGTACAATAGCAGTATAATGCATTAAATAAATAAACCCACCAAGGTCAAaagaggttggttggttggtatTATGATGCATTTATATACCATTATTGACGCGTTTCTGATCAAGTCAGAGGCATTAGGCTGCTATTGTTGTTCCTGGTTTGTCTAACGTCAAAGAAAAAGGGGAATAGTTGATGTGAAAAAGGGGTAATACTTTCTGTACCGTTTTTTGCTTATGTTTGGGTTCCCTGTGTTGCCAACCAGAAATGTGGGAGAATGTGAGATATAGCTATGGTACCCTTATCTTTGGCATTTTGTAATGCTGATTTCTTTTAGTATTTATTGTTTTTTAAAGTCAATGGGTGTTGTGTTTATTTCGGCCTGCAGAGGGAGTCGCTCAATCTAGTGGTTGCTTCATGTGCTCTCGCGCTACAGTGGCTCTCGCGCTAGGCTGCCTAGATGCATTTTTCCTCCTCGTAAAGCTGTTGCAAAGCTTATTTGCTGTGCTTTGTGTGGTTCCGTTTGTAAGACTGGCACAACATGCTCACATGCTAAACTGAAATGATTCATAAGAGTCACGACTCTTTGGTTTGAATTATAAGTAGCCAAAATGTACAAAACCACACATTTCTGGTCTGCATTtcaaatattgtattttcttgTTAATACCGTATTTCAATATGTCAtcatctcttccctcctccctcatattctccctctctcacacatgtTCCTCCAATGTCTGTATTATAAATAGTGTTCAGCATTGGGGGAATACTTCCCACAGCTGTAACCACGGCAAATTCTCTCCAACTCTGCTCcccactttgtctctgtctgcAGCAGTATGTCGTGCTCGGTGTGGGAGCAGCTCCCTTGTCTGCTTCCCCTCAATATGACCAGTCATTTCCCTGAAGCTGCATGGTGTTAACTTCCTGTCTGCACAATATTCGCTCTTGAGAAGATAAATAAAAAAAGGGGGGAAAATGAGTTCCAGGGAAGAGGGGGCAAGACAGAAAGacctacagagagaaagggagaaagaaaatggtagaatgagaggaagagagagaaggagtgacaaagagagaaaggggaaacagagagcgagagagagcgagagagagggggcggggtaGGATAGAGTGAAATGTTCTGCGATTGAAGGAGAGTGagcatgagagggagagagactagaAGACTAAACCTTTTTGACTGCCAGTATTTTGTGGACTGGACCGGTCAGGATACACCATTGAACAGATTACCGGTGTCCCCTGAAGGAGCAGGAGGCAAAAAGCATGGAGGTTGAGGGGTGAGTAAGAAAACAAGAGGCTAGAGACAAAATGGCTACAGTCTCCACTGGTTCTGAATTTGGTACCGGTAGGTGAGTTTACTTCTGGAGCTCTGCTCCTCTATGTTTCGCTACAGATATTTCTCTGCACTCTTCCATGGACAATCCCAACGGCAGCTACTGTCAGTTATAGCTCTCTCTTCTCTGGCCATCTGACAGCATAGACATTAAAACAGGACAATATCTATCACTCACTACCTTCCTGCCTTGGAGAGCTCAAATGGAGAGTCCAAACATCTGCCAGTCGTTGTCGTCTCCGACAGTTGAACCCATCTGTCATCTCCCGGAGCGTAGGCTTCTGTTGCTGGGGGGACCAGGAGCTGGGAAGAGCACCACAGGGAATGCCATCCTAGGTGAGGAGATCTTCcagactgggacagagactgTCCACAGCACCGTTGGCCACGGGGGGGTCTGCAGGAGGCGTATCACTGTGGTTGACACCCCAGGCTGGATTATACCCCATGACTCAGCGGATGATAACACAGGGGCCCCGCCAGAGCGGGCTAGCAAGGAGGGACCCTGTGTCGGTGCCACCCTCTGTCCCCCAGGGCCCCACGCGCTCCTGCTGGTGGTCCCCGTGTCACAGCCCTTCACAGAGGGCCACAGGAAGGCAGCAGAGAAGCAGCTGGGTCATCTAGGAGGAGGGGCCTGGAGGTCCACAATGGTGCTCTTCACTGGGGTCGACAAGCTACCGGAGGGGACGTTCGTAGAGGAGTTCATTGCAGCTGGGGAGCCCCTTCAGTGGCTGGTGGAGAGGTGTGGTAACAGATACCATGGCCTGGATAGTAACACACAGCAGAGTGGGGATGACAACACGGTGAACACACAAGTTCAGGAGCTGCTGGAGAAGGTAGAGGAGCAGGTTAAGGAAAACCATGGCTGGTATTTTGCAGTAAACGAACTGATTCTGCTAGAGGAGGAGCAGGCAAGGAAGGCGGTGGAAGAGAGGCGGGTGAGAGAGGAacgggaggaaagggagaggcagagactGCGGATGGTCGGAGGGCCTCCCAGAGGTGACCAGCTCTTATTGCTTCATTGTTAGAAGAAAGAGttttaaaagggttcttcggctgtctccacgggagaaccatttgaagaacccctttagattccatgtagaaccctcggtggaaaggtttctacatggaaccccaaaaaggttctaactggaacctaaaagggttcttcaaagggtttttAACAACGGTTCATGTAATAACACCGGTTAACTTTGCTACAGGGTTCTCCCATGGGGACACCTGAAAAACCTTTTTAAATATAACCTTCTTTTCTAAGAGTTTGTATACTTGGCATAATAGTTCCTAAATGTTCACAAAGGTTTTAATAAATAGCGTACATGTTATAAAgctttctatctctccctgtctcttccagAGCTGAGGGTCCTCTTGTTGGGCTGGAAAGGAGTGGGAAAAAGTTCTGTAGGGAACACCATCCTGGGCCGGCGGGACTTTGAGTCTGGAACAGAGACGGAGCAGAGCCTTAGGAGGCAGGCTGAGGTGGCCGGACGCAGGGTCACTATCGTTGACACCCCTGGCTGGGACTGGTTCTCCGTCAGACGTACCCCGAAACACGTGAGACAGGAGTCGAAGCGAGGTGCCACCCTCCTCCGGCCTGGCCCCCACACCCTTCTCCTGGTGCTGCCAGTCATCTCCACCCTCACTTCACGCAAGAGGCGGACCCTGGAGGCCCACCTGGAGGGCCTGTTTGGTGATAGGGCGTGTCTCCACACCATGGTGCTGTTCAGCTGCGGGGATTGGCTAGGCCGAACGCCCGTCGAGGAGCACATTCAGAAGGGAGGGCGGGAGCTCCACAGGTTGTTGGAATACTGTGGGAACTATTATCACGTGGTGGACAGCAAGATGCCGGGGAAGGACACAAGGAACATCTCAGATCTGCTGGACAAAATAGAGGAAATGATCAGAGAGAATGGTGATGAGGCCTTCTTGCCAATACAGAGTGAGTAGACAGTAGATGATTCTGAacccctctcttctttccctgCTGTCATTAATTCACTTCTGGATGAAGTTCATATATGTTATTATGATTGTTTTTGTCAAGCATTTTTTGTTATACAGTAAAGTTTtaaggccccttgacttttttcacattttgttacgttacagccttattctgaaatgcaTTACATTGTTTTTGTTCCttctttattctaaaatggattaaataggttttttccctcatcaatgtacacacaatacaccatgacAAATCAAAAGcaggttttaatttttttttgcaaatgtataaaaaaaatgaaatatcaaatttacaaaggtattcagaccctttactcagtgctttgttgaagcacctttggcagtgattacagcctcaagtcgtcttgggtttgacgctacaagcttggcatacctgtatttggggagtttctaccattcttctctgcagatgctctcaagctctttcaggttagatggggagcggtgttgcacagctattttcaggtctctccagagatgttcgattgggttcaagtccgggctctggctgagccactcaaggaaactcagagacttgtcccgaagccattcctgcattgtcttggctgtgtgcttagggtcaatgtccttttggaaggtgaacaaTCGACCCAGTCTTAAGTCCTGagaactctggagcaggttgtcattaagtatctctctgtactattctccgttcatctttcccttgatcctgactcgCCTCTtggtccctgctgctgaaaaacatccccacagcatgatgcttccaccatcatgcttcaccgtagggatgttgccaggtttcctccagatgtgacgcttggcattcaggtcaaagtgttcaatcttggtttcatcagaccagagaatattgtttctcatggactgagagacttttagttgccttttggcaaactccaagcaggctgtcatgtgccttttactgaggagtggcttctgtctggccactctaccataaaggcctgattgatggagtgctgcagagatgggagaaccttccagaaggacaaccatccccAAAGAggcactctggagctctgtcagagtgactatcagattcttggtcccctccctgaccaaggccattctcccccgattgctcagtttggctgggtggccagttctaggaagagtcttggtggttccaaactttttccattttagaatgacggaggccactgtgttcttggagaccttcaatgctgcataaatgtttcaatacccagatctgttcctcaacagaatcctgtctcggaacatCAAAATCCTTCAGTTTAAGCTAGGAATATCATTTTTTGcatgggatgtgtctcaatccaccacttacgcctatgtcggccttccacatctgcggtggaaagtggccgagctacagctgtgtttgtcagaccatgagacatcccaaaaatcgttcttctcacgaaaacgtctgtgGCATCAAAAACGGTTTGGCCTAACTATTATGACCACTGTATGGAAGGGAGAAACTCACAAACCCGAGATGGTGttttccgttttgctctacgacccccacaagtgtcacgggactcgtctgaaggtaacccaaaCAAACAAAGGGAAGTATGAAGGCAGCTTTGTGCCAACAAAGATAAAGGGGTAAATATATGTCCCAAAAAATTAACATGTTTCCTGAGGTTTCTTACATATCCTAGATAtatgacagacacttcaaaacattaTTCCTTATGATTTGTTTTTTTTGCCAGTCTTTTTTTTGACATTAATGTGTTTCtttgggctatagtagtaaaggccaaattcaatattttaccaAATTATTTTAACCCCCCCTTTAGAGAATAAGTTTTGAGATAATTGGGTTCTTTTGTGTTTGACAGTGGATGAAGAAAGCCCTGAGTCATCTGAGAACAACAGCCCTGAAGAGGACTGTAGCAGAGGATGCCAGCTCCAGTAGTGACAAGGGAGAGAGTAGCCAAGAGCACATGCTTACACACTGTAAGGTGGACATGCTCTCACACTCCAAGCCAAAACGTTCACATTTCAAAGTGGCCTGGTGTATAATTACACtggaaatgaaatgaaataacacatacaatgccttcagaaagtattcacaccccttgactttttcaatggaaaaagtcaaggggtgtgaatacattctgaagggaCTGAACATGTGTTCAAAGTAGTTGGGTCATTCTTGAATTGCTGTGACATTTGCGTCCCTCGCCTTTGCAACCATGAAAAACACTTTAAAAGGACAAATAATTGCACATCATTCATGTTTTTGTTTATATTGAACTGTTTATCAATGATACAACATAATGCAAGTCCTTTATACTGCAAAACTGtatgcagtacttaatgcaagCACATTGTAGTGAGATATTTTGGGCATTAAGAGATATCTATCTACCATTTTGAATGCTAGAAAGTAACACAATATTGTATAGTTCAATGAAAACAAATAAAGGCTATTAAAAAGAAGGCAAATGTATATAATAAAAATATCTATTTaccaaaaaatatatgggggattgtaAATTGTGCTTagaattacattgatagaagtcACAATCTCTctacaatattaaagctgatctcaTTACTCATTACAAAGATAtacaaggcaacagtaaacatgtcgtcCCCCACGAATGATGCAGCCTTGAGCCAATTAATAACAACAATTCAAACAAGGGTGACACTTTATTTGAAGGTACACATATGAGCCACTCATTTCTAGCTTATAAGTATGTATATAAGTAGCTTATAAGGCCTTTATTATGTGTTATTAGCCATTTATTAGGCCTTAATTAAGTTTATTTGTTATTCAAACATTATAATGCATGTAATAATAACCTCATTATTAGCTATAATAAAGTCATATTTATTGTTAGTAAATATCAAGTAACACAAGAAACTATCTCAAGCTGGGAGTAATAAGGGGCATAGCACCTCAATACTTGTTCCCTATTCTGAAGTGTGACTATATTTTTACTTGCTGATTTTTCCCCCCTATTAATGACCTCATTGGACAGAAAGGGGCACACCTCCCTCATATATACCATACAGCCAACATTCAAGATACATTTTTATGTAATCAATTAGCAACTAAATGTCTATATATACTTCCATCCATGTTGGCTATTTGGCATATAATGTGGCAtatttactatgactgtgatatgggGTTGTCTCACCTGATGTGGTTGCCTCTATTGAAATGTAAATGAAGGGCAATTATATTGTGAGCAAAATTATTCATCATGTCACTTTAGTCAATTATTTTAAAGACGTAATATTTGACCTTCTATGGCCTCCATTTAAGAAAATCCTAGTTTACCTAAAATGTGTCATTAGTGTTACCATCATTGGTGTTACCATCATTGGTGTTATTACTCCTACTGTGGCACAATTCTATCATAACGGTAGAAATGATTTAAAGTCATTAAGCTGCCCTTTTAGTTGATTTGAAATGGGAAGATgtacccaaatacatttaaatatttaAAATCTAGAGAATGGACGTTTCCAAAATCCCCAAATGCCACTGCAATTCAAGAACGACCCAGTTGTCATTGTTTCCCTCAAGGTGTTATGGTAATTGAAAATGCAACTACGCATTATGAATACATTGTCTTATAAATGCATGTTGTGGTGAGCATCCTGAAGATAAACGGCACTCTTAAAATAATCCCATCAATCTTATCATTTTATCAGGCTTTGGTTTGTGTCGTCAGAACAAACCAAACTAAATTGGAA includes the following:
- the LOC139421051 gene encoding GTPase IMAP family member 8-like; amino-acid sequence: MESPNICQSLSSPTVEPICHLPERRLLLLGGPGAGKSTTGNAILGEEIFQTGTETVHSTVGHGGVCRRRITVVDTPGWIIPHDSADDNTGAPPERASKEGPCVGATLCPPGPHALLLVVPVSQPFTEGHRKAAEKQLGHLGGGAWRSTMVLFTGVDKLPEGTFVEEFIAAGEPLQWLVERCGNRYHGLDSNTQQSGDDNTVNTQVQELLEKVEEQVKENHGWYFAVNELILLEEEQARKAVEERRVREEREERERQRLRMVGGPPRELRVLLLGWKGVGKSSVGNTILGRRDFESGTETEQSLRRQAEVAGRRVTIVDTPGWDWFSVRRTPKHVRQESKRGATLLRPGPHTLLLVLPVISTLTSRKRRTLEAHLEGLFGDRACLHTMVLFSCGDWLGRTPVEEHIQKGGRELHRLLEYCGNYYHVVDSKMPGKDTRNISDLLDKIEEMIRENGDEAFLPIQMDEESPESSENNSPEEDCSRGCQLQ